From Onychostoma macrolepis isolate SWU-2019 chromosome 05, ASM1243209v1, whole genome shotgun sequence, one genomic window encodes:
- the cert1a gene encoding ceramide transfer protein isoform X3 → MSDCCSSGSDEDLDPELELLDELGGTLSKWTNYIHGWQDRWIVLKGNILSYYRSADEKEYGCRGSICLSKAVITPHEFDECRFDISVNDSIWYLRAEHPLLRQQWIDTIELHKAESGYGSESSLRRHGSLLSLTSAASGLSTTSASSFKKGYSLREKLAEMETFRDILCRQVDTLQKYFDNCADIESKDELHRDKVSDDEEDFPTSRPDGDYLLNNNNSSKEKLFSVDSLKDSLGIDFKGEAITFKATTAGILSTLSHCIDILVKREDSWQRRLDKEIERRRRAEEAYKAALTELKKPHYGGPDYEEGPNSLINEEEFFDAVEAALDKHDQIEEQSQAERSRVSRQISLTPDTYSSISTQKYSTKVEEMVQSHMTYSLQDVGGDANWQLVVEEGDMKVYRREVEENGIVLDPLKATHAVRGVTGHEVCHYFWDTAFRNDWETTVESFQVVETLSDKAVIIHQTHKRVWPASQRDVLYVSIISKILSTNENDPDTWLVCNFSVDHDGYPPSARCIRAKINVAMICQTLISPPEGDKEITRDNILCKITYVANVNPGGWAPASVLRAVAKREYPKFLKRFTSYVQEKTNGEAILF, encoded by the exons ATGTCGGACTGCTGCTCGTCGGGTTCAGATGAGGATTTGGACCCGGAGTTAGAGCTGCTGGACGAGCTCGGCGGGACTCTCAGTAAG TGGACAAACTACATTCATGGATGGCAGGACCGCTGGATTGTGCTGAAGGGCAATATTCTGAGTTACTACAGGTCAGCAGATGAGAAGGAGTACGGCTGCAGAGGGTCCATCTGTCTCAGCAAGGCTGTCATCACG CCTCATGAGTTTGATGAATGCCGTTTTGACATCAGTGTGAACGACAGCATCTGGTACCTGAGGGCTGAACATCCTTTGCTCCGGCAGCAGTGGATCGATACCATTGAACTTCACAAG GCTGAGTCAGGCTATGGGTCTGAGAGCAGTTTACGCCGCCATGGCTCCCTGTTGTCCCTCACCTCTGCTGCCAGCGGCCTCTCCACCACCTCCGCATCCTCCTTCAAG AAGGGATACAGCCTGCGGGAAAAGCTAGCAGAGATGGAGACCTTCCGGGACATTCTCTGCAGACAGGTGGACACACTGCAGAAGTATTTTGACAACTGCGCAGATATTGAGAGTAAAGATGAGCTCCACAGGGACAAAG tatcTGATGATGAGGAAGATTTTCCAACCTCACGACCAGATGGAGATTATCTgcttaacaacaacaacagcagcaaagAGAAAT TATTCTCTGTGGACAGCCTCAAAGATTCCTTAGGCATCGATTTCAAAGGTGAAGCCATCACGTTTAAAGCTACTACAGCAGGAATCCTGTCCACACTGTCTCACTGCATTGACATTTTGGTCAAAAGAGAAGATAGCTGGCAAAGACGACTTGATAAG GAAATTGAAAGGAGAAGACGTGCTGAAGAAGCCTATAAAGCTGCACTGACGGAGCTGAAGAAGCCTCATTATGGAGGACCAGACTATGAA GAAGGACCAAACAGTCTGATCAATGAAGAGGAGTTCTTCGATGCTGTGGAAGCTGCATTGGATAAGCATGACCAGATCGAAGAGCAA TCCCAGGCAGAAAGGAGCAGAGTATCTCGACAGATCTCCCTCACTCCAGACACCTATTCCTCCATCAGCACTCAGAAATACTCGACTAAG GTTGAGGAGATGGTGCAGAGCCACATGACTTATTCTTTACAGGATGTGGGTGGAGATGCTAACTGGCAGCTGGTTGTTGAAGAAGGGGATATGAAG GTGTACAGGAGAGAGGTGGAGGAGAACGGCATCGTTCTGGATCCTCTCAAAGCTACTCACGCTGTCAGAGGGGTCACAGGTCACGAGGTCTGCCACTACTTTTGGGATACAGCTTTTCGGAACGACTGGGAGA CAACTGTTGAAAGCTTTCAAGTGGTTGAGACACTCTCGGATAAAGCAGTCATCATTCATCAGACACATAAG AGGGTATGGCCTGCTTCCCAGAGAGATGTGCTTTATGTATCGATTATCAGTAAAATTCTCTCCACCAATGAGAATGATCCAGACACCTGGCTGGTGTGCAACTTCTCAGTGGATCATGACGGCTATCCA CCCTCTGCTAGATGCATTCGTGCCAAAATCAATGTAGCCATGATCTGTCAAACCCTAATCAGCCCACCAGAGGGAGACAAAGAGATCACCAGAGACAACATCCTCTGTAAAATCACATATGTTGCCAATG TAAATCCTGGTGGTTGGGCCCCTGCATCAGTTTTACGAGCCGTAGCCAAGAGAGAATATCCCAAATTCCTCAAACGCTTCACCTCGTATGTTCAAGAGAAGACCAACGGTGAGGCTATTCTCTTTTGA
- the cert1a gene encoding ceramide transfer protein isoform X1, producing the protein MSDCCSSGSDEDLDPELELLDELGGTLSKWTNYIHGWQDRWIVLKGNILSYYRSADEKEYGCRGSICLSKAVITPHEFDECRFDISVNDSIWYLRAEHPLLRQQWIDTIELHKAESGYGSESSLRRHGSLLSLTSAASGLSTTSASSFKKGYSLREKLAEMETFRDILCRQVDTLQKYFDNCADIESKDELHRDKVSDDEEDFPTSRPDGDYLLNNNNSSKEKLFSVDSLKDSLGIDFKGEAITFKATTAGILSTLSHCIDILVKREDSWQRRLDKEIERRRRAEEAYKAALTELKKPHYGGPDYEEGPNSLINEEEFFDAVEAALDKHDQIEEQSQAERSRVSRQISLTPDTYSSISTQKYSTKPHSHTSSLSSVDLISASDDVHRFSAQVEEMVQSHMTYSLQDVGGDANWQLVVEEGDMKVYRREVEENGIVLDPLKATHAVRGVTGHEVCHYFWDTAFRNDWETTVESFQVVETLSDKAVIIHQTHKRVWPASQRDVLYVSIISKILSTNENDPDTWLVCNFSVDHDGYPPSARCIRAKINVAMICQTLISPPEGDKEITRDNILCKITYVANVNPGGWAPASVLRAVAKREYPKFLKRFTSYVQEKTNGEAILF; encoded by the exons ATGTCGGACTGCTGCTCGTCGGGTTCAGATGAGGATTTGGACCCGGAGTTAGAGCTGCTGGACGAGCTCGGCGGGACTCTCAGTAAG TGGACAAACTACATTCATGGATGGCAGGACCGCTGGATTGTGCTGAAGGGCAATATTCTGAGTTACTACAGGTCAGCAGATGAGAAGGAGTACGGCTGCAGAGGGTCCATCTGTCTCAGCAAGGCTGTCATCACG CCTCATGAGTTTGATGAATGCCGTTTTGACATCAGTGTGAACGACAGCATCTGGTACCTGAGGGCTGAACATCCTTTGCTCCGGCAGCAGTGGATCGATACCATTGAACTTCACAAG GCTGAGTCAGGCTATGGGTCTGAGAGCAGTTTACGCCGCCATGGCTCCCTGTTGTCCCTCACCTCTGCTGCCAGCGGCCTCTCCACCACCTCCGCATCCTCCTTCAAG AAGGGATACAGCCTGCGGGAAAAGCTAGCAGAGATGGAGACCTTCCGGGACATTCTCTGCAGACAGGTGGACACACTGCAGAAGTATTTTGACAACTGCGCAGATATTGAGAGTAAAGATGAGCTCCACAGGGACAAAG tatcTGATGATGAGGAAGATTTTCCAACCTCACGACCAGATGGAGATTATCTgcttaacaacaacaacagcagcaaagAGAAAT TATTCTCTGTGGACAGCCTCAAAGATTCCTTAGGCATCGATTTCAAAGGTGAAGCCATCACGTTTAAAGCTACTACAGCAGGAATCCTGTCCACACTGTCTCACTGCATTGACATTTTGGTCAAAAGAGAAGATAGCTGGCAAAGACGACTTGATAAG GAAATTGAAAGGAGAAGACGTGCTGAAGAAGCCTATAAAGCTGCACTGACGGAGCTGAAGAAGCCTCATTATGGAGGACCAGACTATGAA GAAGGACCAAACAGTCTGATCAATGAAGAGGAGTTCTTCGATGCTGTGGAAGCTGCATTGGATAAGCATGACCAGATCGAAGAGCAA TCCCAGGCAGAAAGGAGCAGAGTATCTCGACAGATCTCCCTCACTCCAGACACCTATTCCTCCATCAGCACTCAGAAATACTCGACTAAG CCTCACAGCCATACTTCCTCCTTGTCCTCCGTTGACCTCATAAGTGCGTCCGATGACGTGCACAGGTTCAGTGCTCAG GTTGAGGAGATGGTGCAGAGCCACATGACTTATTCTTTACAGGATGTGGGTGGAGATGCTAACTGGCAGCTGGTTGTTGAAGAAGGGGATATGAAG GTGTACAGGAGAGAGGTGGAGGAGAACGGCATCGTTCTGGATCCTCTCAAAGCTACTCACGCTGTCAGAGGGGTCACAGGTCACGAGGTCTGCCACTACTTTTGGGATACAGCTTTTCGGAACGACTGGGAGA CAACTGTTGAAAGCTTTCAAGTGGTTGAGACACTCTCGGATAAAGCAGTCATCATTCATCAGACACATAAG AGGGTATGGCCTGCTTCCCAGAGAGATGTGCTTTATGTATCGATTATCAGTAAAATTCTCTCCACCAATGAGAATGATCCAGACACCTGGCTGGTGTGCAACTTCTCAGTGGATCATGACGGCTATCCA CCCTCTGCTAGATGCATTCGTGCCAAAATCAATGTAGCCATGATCTGTCAAACCCTAATCAGCCCACCAGAGGGAGACAAAGAGATCACCAGAGACAACATCCTCTGTAAAATCACATATGTTGCCAATG TAAATCCTGGTGGTTGGGCCCCTGCATCAGTTTTACGAGCCGTAGCCAAGAGAGAATATCCCAAATTCCTCAAACGCTTCACCTCGTATGTTCAAGAGAAGACCAACGGTGAGGCTATTCTCTTTTGA
- the cert1a gene encoding ceramide transfer protein isoform X2, translated as MSDCCSSGSDEDLDPELELLDELGGTLSKWTNYIHGWQDRWIVLKGNILSYYRSADEKEYGCRGSICLSKAVITPHEFDECRFDISVNDSIWYLRAEHPLLRQQWIDTIELHKAESGYGSESSLRRHGSLLSLTSAASGLSTTSASSFKGYSLREKLAEMETFRDILCRQVDTLQKYFDNCADIESKDELHRDKVSDDEEDFPTSRPDGDYLLNNNNSSKEKLFSVDSLKDSLGIDFKGEAITFKATTAGILSTLSHCIDILVKREDSWQRRLDKEIERRRRAEEAYKAALTELKKPHYGGPDYEEGPNSLINEEEFFDAVEAALDKHDQIEEQSQAERSRVSRQISLTPDTYSSISTQKYSTKPHSHTSSLSSVDLISASDDVHRFSAQVEEMVQSHMTYSLQDVGGDANWQLVVEEGDMKVYRREVEENGIVLDPLKATHAVRGVTGHEVCHYFWDTAFRNDWETTVESFQVVETLSDKAVIIHQTHKRVWPASQRDVLYVSIISKILSTNENDPDTWLVCNFSVDHDGYPPSARCIRAKINVAMICQTLISPPEGDKEITRDNILCKITYVANVNPGGWAPASVLRAVAKREYPKFLKRFTSYVQEKTNGEAILF; from the exons ATGTCGGACTGCTGCTCGTCGGGTTCAGATGAGGATTTGGACCCGGAGTTAGAGCTGCTGGACGAGCTCGGCGGGACTCTCAGTAAG TGGACAAACTACATTCATGGATGGCAGGACCGCTGGATTGTGCTGAAGGGCAATATTCTGAGTTACTACAGGTCAGCAGATGAGAAGGAGTACGGCTGCAGAGGGTCCATCTGTCTCAGCAAGGCTGTCATCACG CCTCATGAGTTTGATGAATGCCGTTTTGACATCAGTGTGAACGACAGCATCTGGTACCTGAGGGCTGAACATCCTTTGCTCCGGCAGCAGTGGATCGATACCATTGAACTTCACAAG GCTGAGTCAGGCTATGGGTCTGAGAGCAGTTTACGCCGCCATGGCTCCCTGTTGTCCCTCACCTCTGCTGCCAGCGGCCTCTCCACCACCTCCGCATCCTCCTTCAAG GGATACAGCCTGCGGGAAAAGCTAGCAGAGATGGAGACCTTCCGGGACATTCTCTGCAGACAGGTGGACACACTGCAGAAGTATTTTGACAACTGCGCAGATATTGAGAGTAAAGATGAGCTCCACAGGGACAAAG tatcTGATGATGAGGAAGATTTTCCAACCTCACGACCAGATGGAGATTATCTgcttaacaacaacaacagcagcaaagAGAAAT TATTCTCTGTGGACAGCCTCAAAGATTCCTTAGGCATCGATTTCAAAGGTGAAGCCATCACGTTTAAAGCTACTACAGCAGGAATCCTGTCCACACTGTCTCACTGCATTGACATTTTGGTCAAAAGAGAAGATAGCTGGCAAAGACGACTTGATAAG GAAATTGAAAGGAGAAGACGTGCTGAAGAAGCCTATAAAGCTGCACTGACGGAGCTGAAGAAGCCTCATTATGGAGGACCAGACTATGAA GAAGGACCAAACAGTCTGATCAATGAAGAGGAGTTCTTCGATGCTGTGGAAGCTGCATTGGATAAGCATGACCAGATCGAAGAGCAA TCCCAGGCAGAAAGGAGCAGAGTATCTCGACAGATCTCCCTCACTCCAGACACCTATTCCTCCATCAGCACTCAGAAATACTCGACTAAG CCTCACAGCCATACTTCCTCCTTGTCCTCCGTTGACCTCATAAGTGCGTCCGATGACGTGCACAGGTTCAGTGCTCAG GTTGAGGAGATGGTGCAGAGCCACATGACTTATTCTTTACAGGATGTGGGTGGAGATGCTAACTGGCAGCTGGTTGTTGAAGAAGGGGATATGAAG GTGTACAGGAGAGAGGTGGAGGAGAACGGCATCGTTCTGGATCCTCTCAAAGCTACTCACGCTGTCAGAGGGGTCACAGGTCACGAGGTCTGCCACTACTTTTGGGATACAGCTTTTCGGAACGACTGGGAGA CAACTGTTGAAAGCTTTCAAGTGGTTGAGACACTCTCGGATAAAGCAGTCATCATTCATCAGACACATAAG AGGGTATGGCCTGCTTCCCAGAGAGATGTGCTTTATGTATCGATTATCAGTAAAATTCTCTCCACCAATGAGAATGATCCAGACACCTGGCTGGTGTGCAACTTCTCAGTGGATCATGACGGCTATCCA CCCTCTGCTAGATGCATTCGTGCCAAAATCAATGTAGCCATGATCTGTCAAACCCTAATCAGCCCACCAGAGGGAGACAAAGAGATCACCAGAGACAACATCCTCTGTAAAATCACATATGTTGCCAATG TAAATCCTGGTGGTTGGGCCCCTGCATCAGTTTTACGAGCCGTAGCCAAGAGAGAATATCCCAAATTCCTCAAACGCTTCACCTCGTATGTTCAAGAGAAGACCAACGGTGAGGCTATTCTCTTTTGA
- the cert1a gene encoding ceramide transfer protein isoform X4 has protein sequence MSDCCSSGSDEDLDPELELLDELGGTLSKWTNYIHGWQDRWIVLKGNILSYYRSADEKEYGCRGSICLSKAVITPHEFDECRFDISVNDSIWYLRAEHPLLRQQWIDTIELHKAESGYGSESSLRRHGSLLSLTSAASGLSTTSASSFKGYSLREKLAEMETFRDILCRQVDTLQKYFDNCADIESKDELHRDKVSDDEEDFPTSRPDGDYLLNNNNSSKEKLFSVDSLKDSLGIDFKGEAITFKATTAGILSTLSHCIDILVKREDSWQRRLDKEIERRRRAEEAYKAALTELKKPHYGGPDYEEGPNSLINEEEFFDAVEAALDKHDQIEEQSQAERSRVSRQISLTPDTYSSISTQKYSTKVEEMVQSHMTYSLQDVGGDANWQLVVEEGDMKVYRREVEENGIVLDPLKATHAVRGVTGHEVCHYFWDTAFRNDWETTVESFQVVETLSDKAVIIHQTHKRVWPASQRDVLYVSIISKILSTNENDPDTWLVCNFSVDHDGYPPSARCIRAKINVAMICQTLISPPEGDKEITRDNILCKITYVANVNPGGWAPASVLRAVAKREYPKFLKRFTSYVQEKTNGEAILF, from the exons ATGTCGGACTGCTGCTCGTCGGGTTCAGATGAGGATTTGGACCCGGAGTTAGAGCTGCTGGACGAGCTCGGCGGGACTCTCAGTAAG TGGACAAACTACATTCATGGATGGCAGGACCGCTGGATTGTGCTGAAGGGCAATATTCTGAGTTACTACAGGTCAGCAGATGAGAAGGAGTACGGCTGCAGAGGGTCCATCTGTCTCAGCAAGGCTGTCATCACG CCTCATGAGTTTGATGAATGCCGTTTTGACATCAGTGTGAACGACAGCATCTGGTACCTGAGGGCTGAACATCCTTTGCTCCGGCAGCAGTGGATCGATACCATTGAACTTCACAAG GCTGAGTCAGGCTATGGGTCTGAGAGCAGTTTACGCCGCCATGGCTCCCTGTTGTCCCTCACCTCTGCTGCCAGCGGCCTCTCCACCACCTCCGCATCCTCCTTCAAG GGATACAGCCTGCGGGAAAAGCTAGCAGAGATGGAGACCTTCCGGGACATTCTCTGCAGACAGGTGGACACACTGCAGAAGTATTTTGACAACTGCGCAGATATTGAGAGTAAAGATGAGCTCCACAGGGACAAAG tatcTGATGATGAGGAAGATTTTCCAACCTCACGACCAGATGGAGATTATCTgcttaacaacaacaacagcagcaaagAGAAAT TATTCTCTGTGGACAGCCTCAAAGATTCCTTAGGCATCGATTTCAAAGGTGAAGCCATCACGTTTAAAGCTACTACAGCAGGAATCCTGTCCACACTGTCTCACTGCATTGACATTTTGGTCAAAAGAGAAGATAGCTGGCAAAGACGACTTGATAAG GAAATTGAAAGGAGAAGACGTGCTGAAGAAGCCTATAAAGCTGCACTGACGGAGCTGAAGAAGCCTCATTATGGAGGACCAGACTATGAA GAAGGACCAAACAGTCTGATCAATGAAGAGGAGTTCTTCGATGCTGTGGAAGCTGCATTGGATAAGCATGACCAGATCGAAGAGCAA TCCCAGGCAGAAAGGAGCAGAGTATCTCGACAGATCTCCCTCACTCCAGACACCTATTCCTCCATCAGCACTCAGAAATACTCGACTAAG GTTGAGGAGATGGTGCAGAGCCACATGACTTATTCTTTACAGGATGTGGGTGGAGATGCTAACTGGCAGCTGGTTGTTGAAGAAGGGGATATGAAG GTGTACAGGAGAGAGGTGGAGGAGAACGGCATCGTTCTGGATCCTCTCAAAGCTACTCACGCTGTCAGAGGGGTCACAGGTCACGAGGTCTGCCACTACTTTTGGGATACAGCTTTTCGGAACGACTGGGAGA CAACTGTTGAAAGCTTTCAAGTGGTTGAGACACTCTCGGATAAAGCAGTCATCATTCATCAGACACATAAG AGGGTATGGCCTGCTTCCCAGAGAGATGTGCTTTATGTATCGATTATCAGTAAAATTCTCTCCACCAATGAGAATGATCCAGACACCTGGCTGGTGTGCAACTTCTCAGTGGATCATGACGGCTATCCA CCCTCTGCTAGATGCATTCGTGCCAAAATCAATGTAGCCATGATCTGTCAAACCCTAATCAGCCCACCAGAGGGAGACAAAGAGATCACCAGAGACAACATCCTCTGTAAAATCACATATGTTGCCAATG TAAATCCTGGTGGTTGGGCCCCTGCATCAGTTTTACGAGCCGTAGCCAAGAGAGAATATCCCAAATTCCTCAAACGCTTCACCTCGTATGTTCAAGAGAAGACCAACGGTGAGGCTATTCTCTTTTGA
- the arsk gene encoding arylsulfatase K: MFRVLMVLILQVNAHCMYLNWTSHDRPNIVMLMSDAFDGRLTFSPGNKVVQLPYINYMREMGAVFLNSYTNSPICCPSRAAMWSGQFVHLTQAWNNYKCLDPNATTWMDHLGKSGYHTHSMGKLDYTSGHHSVSNRVEAWTRDVPFLLRQEGRPVTDLVGDASTKRVMTKDWNITDAAVQWIRHTAVSLAQPFALYVGLNLPHPYRTDSLGPTAGGSTFRTSPYWLNKVSYDQVSVPKWLRVEDMHPVDYYSTFTKNCSGHFTEEEIRNIRAYYYAMCAETDSMLGEVIAALRYTGLLNRTVVLFTSDHGDLAMEHRQFYKMSMFEGSSHVPLLIMGPGVKTGFEISLPVSLVDIYPTVLGLAGVPQPGGLSGHSLIPLVSGVSAQSAEPHPGWVLSEYHGCNANASTYMLRIGEWKYITYADGLTVPPQLFNLSKDESELRNVASHFPDVCQNLDKLLRRVVDYPSVSQAVHLYNKKLFLEWKQSLGDSYSQIIANLRWHIDWQKDAKSYERVIEEWLLGLD, from the exons ATGTTCCGTGTGTTAATGGTGTTGATTCTTCAAGTGAACGCGCACTGCATGTATCTGAACTGGACATCACATGACAGACCAAACATAGTCATGCTAATGTCTGATGCCTTC GATGGCAGATTAACATTTTCTCCAGGCAATAAAGTTGTACAGCTGCCTTACATCAACTATATGAGGGAAATGGGTGCAGTTTTTCTCAACTCGTACACTAATTCACCAATCTGCTGTCCTTCTAGGGCAG CTATGTGGAGTGGCCAGTTTGTGCATTTGACCCAGGCCTGGaacaattataaatgtcttgatCCCAATGCCACCACATGGATGGACCATTTAGGAAAGAGTGGTTACCACACTCATAGCATGGGGAAACTAGACTACACATCAGGACATCACTCTGTCag TAATCGTGTGGAGGCGTGGACCAGAGATGTTCCATTCCTGCTGAGACAAGAGGGCCGTCCGGTCACAGATCTGGTGGGTGATGCATCCACAAAGAGGGTGATGACTAAAGACTGGAACATCACTGATGCTGCCGTCCAGTGGATCCGACACACTGCTGTGTCTCTCGCCCAACCATTTGCACTATACGTGGGGCTCAATCTCCCCCACCCGTACCGCACAGACTCCCTGGGACCCACGGCCGGTGGTTCCACCTTCCGCACCTCCCCATATTGGCTAAACAAG GTTTCTTACGATCAAGTGTCTGTTCCGAAGTGGTTACGGGTTGAAGACATGCACCCTGTGGATTACTACTCCACCTTCACCAAAAATTGCAGTGGCCACTTCACAGAGGAAGAGATCAGAAACATTAGAGCCTATTACTATGCCATGTGTGCTGAAACAGACAGCATGTTGG GTGAGGTGATAGCTGCTCTCAGATACACTGGCTTACTGAACAGGACAGTTGTACTGTTCACTTCGGATCATGGGGATCTAGCCATGGAACACAGGCAATTCTATAAGATGTCCATGTTTGAGGGCAGCTCTCATGTCCCCCTGCTTATAATGGGCCCAGGAGTGAAGACTGGCTTTGAAATCAGTCTACCTGTATCTCTAGTGGACATTTATCCCACTGTGCTTG GTCTTGCTGGTGTTCCACAGCCAGGGGGTCTCAGTGGTCACTCTCTGATCCCTCTGGTTTCTGGGGTCAGCGCTCAGTCAGCGGAGCCTCATCCCGGCTGGGTGCTCAGTGAATATCATGGTTGCAATGCGAACGCCTCCACGTATATGCTGAGGATCGGCGAGTGGAAGTACATCACATATGCAGATGGATTGACCGTTCCCCCACAACTCTTTA ACTTGTCCAAAGATGAATCAGAATTGAGAAATGTTGCATCACACTTCCCTGATGTATGTCAAAACTTGGACAAGCTGTTACGCAGAGTTGTGGACTATCCCAGTGTCTCCCAAGCTGTTCACCTCTACAATAAAAAACTGTTTCTGGAATGGAAGCAAAGCCTAGGAGACAGTTACTCCCAGATCATAGCCAACCTGCGATGGCACATTGACTGGCAAAAGGATGCCAAGTCCTATGAGAGAGTTATTGAAGAATGGCTGTTAGGCCTGGACTGA